A single Marinitoga aeolica DNA region contains:
- a CDS encoding SIS domain-containing protein: MKGKYTIKEINRIPELLEKEKEYKITYNKNKKYTFVGCGSSYNLGLITTKMLNKYGYKSNTISGGEVIVFDKVPQTDIAIFISRTGESTETVKAVENFKKRKIKTIGITCTPESSLTKICDETYIFEFANEESVVMTGSFVYILNFLLNGIKYTDLTKDAEIIISNIKERIDTIDLKKYNHYVFLGFDEQYGISKEGALKIQEMAIQNVEYHEPLEYRHGPKSTLNEHTLVIINSKDTEEETKLAKELKNMGAEVILIGKEKDIDIPYNNGFESPLRMILPQYLGYKKALIEGYNPDQPRNLSKSVILD; this comes from the coding sequence ATGAAAGGTAAATACACAATAAAAGAAATAAACAGGATACCAGAATTATTAGAAAAAGAGAAAGAATATAAAATAACATATAACAAAAACAAAAAATATACTTTTGTTGGATGTGGATCATCATATAATTTAGGACTAATAACAACTAAAATGTTAAACAAATATGGTTATAAATCAAATACTATATCTGGTGGTGAAGTAATAGTTTTTGACAAAGTACCTCAAACAGATATAGCAATATTTATATCAAGAACAGGAGAATCAACAGAAACGGTAAAAGCTGTTGAGAACTTTAAAAAAAGAAAAATTAAAACAATAGGTATAACATGCACACCTGAATCCTCATTAACAAAAATATGTGATGAAACATATATATTTGAATTTGCTAATGAAGAAAGTGTTGTAATGACAGGATCATTTGTATATATACTTAACTTCTTACTAAATGGAATAAAATATACGGATTTAACAAAGGATGCTGAAATAATAATATCAAATATAAAAGAACGAATAGATACAATAGACTTAAAAAAATATAATCATTATGTATTTCTTGGATTTGATGAACAATATGGTATTTCAAAAGAAGGAGCATTAAAAATACAAGAAATGGCAATACAAAATGTAGAATATCATGAACCGTTAGAATACAGACATGGACCAAAATCCACATTAAATGAACATACACTAGTAATAATAAACTCAAAAGATACAGAAGAAGAAACAAAATTAGCAAAAGAATTAAAAAACATGGGAGCAGAAGTTATACTAATAGGGAAAGAAAAGGATATAGATATACCATACAACAACGGATTTGAATCACCATTAAGAATGATACTTCCACAATATCTTGGATACAAAAAAGCATTAATTGAAGGATATAATCCTGATCAACCAAGAAATTTAAGTAAATCTGTTATTTTAGACTAA
- a CDS encoding glycoside hydrolase family 3 N-terminal domain-containing protein gives MNFGKLFFLGFPDGFDDEALEIIRKYKPAGVILYPGNMKSVEELQISMDKLYNLDIPLLISSDHEGGQLETVPGILSSSGNYAMGKLGKPEYAYKYGKYLGEKLKEFGFNMVFSPVLDVLHKSSSAVTGFRAFSTSADVVAEYGIQYIRGLKESGILPTGKHFPGHGKAAQDSHEENAIVYDFSFDDEDIIPFKKSLKELEILMTSHVIYEPVDNDIASVSKIIINDFLKENLKFKGLVISDAIEMKAFYNNYYSKEGVIKFFNSGGDILMVAEARQNFKKLYAFFEEAIKDKKIKINVIQNKIKKIEDLQRKYYNKDYSGELLMDIAKRALKINIKNNFDKDNLTFLIPEAKNLSPADTTANDLEKLENLINSEFKNCKIIKYDPFTGSVNKLPKREESVVSFVLDSFRFKKQLNLQKKLKHFSSKVLYIIIRNDEDLENYLSESYIVTNSTKLISLYQAIKAFKKQFLKGEVSV, from the coding sequence ATGAATTTTGGAAAGTTGTTTTTTTTGGGATTTCCAGATGGGTTTGACGATGAAGCTTTAGAAATAATAAGAAAATACAAGCCTGCAGGAGTTATCCTTTATCCAGGAAATATGAAAAGTGTTGAGGAATTACAAATATCGATGGATAAACTTTATAATTTGGACATCCCTTTGCTAATATCTTCAGATCATGAGGGGGGTCAATTAGAAACCGTACCAGGTATATTATCCTCTTCAGGGAATTATGCTATGGGAAAATTGGGAAAGCCTGAATATGCATATAAGTATGGTAAGTATCTTGGAGAAAAATTAAAAGAATTTGGTTTTAATATGGTATTTTCTCCTGTACTTGATGTATTACATAAAAGTTCTAGTGCAGTTACAGGATTTAGAGCATTTTCTACATCTGCAGATGTAGTTGCAGAATACGGAATTCAATATATAAGAGGTTTGAAGGAGAGTGGAATTTTGCCAACTGGGAAGCATTTTCCGGGTCATGGTAAGGCAGCACAAGATTCTCATGAAGAAAATGCTATTGTATATGATTTTTCATTTGATGATGAAGATATTATACCATTTAAAAAATCATTGAAAGAATTAGAGATTTTAATGACATCACATGTGATTTATGAACCTGTAGATAATGACATAGCAAGTGTTTCAAAAATAATTATTAATGATTTTTTAAAAGAAAATTTAAAATTCAAAGGTCTTGTTATTAGTGATGCTATTGAAATGAAAGCTTTCTATAACAATTATTATTCAAAAGAAGGAGTAATTAAATTTTTTAATAGCGGTGGAGATATTTTAATGGTGGCGGAAGCAAGACAAAATTTCAAAAAATTATATGCTTTTTTTGAAGAAGCTATTAAAGATAAAAAAATAAAGATAAATGTGATTCAAAATAAGATTAAAAAAATAGAAGATTTACAAAGAAAATATTATAACAAAGATTACTCAGGAGAATTATTAATGGATATTGCAAAAAGAGCTTTAAAAATAAATATAAAAAATAATTTTGATAAGGATAATTTAACTTTTTTAATACCGGAAGCTAAGAACTTAAGCCCTGCAGATACTACGGCTAATGATTTAGAAAAACTAGAAAATTTAATAAATTCAGAATTTAAAAATTGCAAAATAATAAAATATGATCCTTTTACTGGTTCAGTTAATAAACTTCCAAAAAGAGAAGAAAGTGTAGTTTCTTTTGTTCTTGATTCTTTTAGGTTTAAAAAACAATTGAACTTGCAAAAGAAATTAAAACATTTTTCCAGCAAAGTGCTTTATATAATTATTAGAAATGATGAAGATTTAGAAAATTATCTTTCAGAATCATATATTGTAACTAATTCAACAAAATTAATTTCATTATACCAAGCTATTAAAGCTTTTAAAAAACAATTTTTGAAAGGGGAGGTAAGTGTATGA
- a CDS encoding carbohydrate ABC transporter permease yields MKKHKKYNIETLILLSPFLIIFLIFGVFPIVYSFFMSFTDYSGINPHYNFIGLSNYIRAFHDEVFLIALKNTFIFVLGTIPFTTTFSLLLALLINSKYLPLKDLFKAGFFLPSVISMVVISTIWTYLYSANGFFNNMMKLFGMNALGTSWLASTKTALLSIMIMDIWAAIGYYTILFLAGLQGIPNEVYEAASIDGASKKQIFFNITLPLLKPTLFFIISLNTIRSFQIFAEIFTMTGGGPSNSTQTVVHYLYQTSFRQFDMGYASALAYILMAIIMFFTIIQKRLLRSDI; encoded by the coding sequence ATGAAAAAACATAAAAAATATAATATAGAAACTCTTATATTGCTTTCACCGTTTTTAATAATTTTTTTAATTTTCGGTGTTTTTCCTATAGTTTATTCTTTTTTTATGAGTTTTACAGATTATAGTGGAATAAATCCACATTATAATTTTATTGGATTATCAAATTATATAAGAGCTTTTCATGATGAAGTATTTCTTATTGCTCTTAAAAACACTTTTATATTTGTGCTTGGAACTATTCCATTCACAACAACATTTTCATTATTGCTCGCTTTACTAATAAATAGCAAATATTTACCGTTAAAAGACCTTTTTAAAGCTGGATTTTTTTTACCATCAGTAATTTCAATGGTTGTAATATCCACAATATGGACATATTTATATAGTGCAAATGGTTTTTTCAACAATATGATGAAACTATTTGGAATGAACGCTTTAGGAACAAGTTGGTTGGCTTCAACTAAAACGGCTTTATTGTCTATAATGATAATGGATATTTGGGCAGCTATAGGATATTATACCATATTGTTTTTAGCTGGGTTACAGGGAATACCGAATGAAGTATATGAAGCTGCATCAATTGATGGTGCTTCAAAAAAACAAATATTTTTTAATATTACTTTGCCATTATTAAAACCAACTTTATTTTTCATAATTTCATTAAATACAATTAGATCATTTCAGATATTTGCAGAAATTTTTACAATGACAGGAGGAGGACCTTCAAATTCTACACAAACTGTGGTTCATTATCTTTATCAAACATCATTTAGGCAATTTGATATGGGTTATGCATCAGCATTAGCATACATTTTAATGGCAATAATAATGTTCTTTACAATAATTCAAAAGCGTCTTCTCAGGAGTGATATATAA
- a CDS encoding extracellular solute-binding protein — protein sequence MKKLVLVVLLSMLLVFAFGKTKITFWGFMLDDESSAKILGEFMKENPDIEVEYVQLAWSNGFDKIVTSIAANNAPDVVELGNTWVANFASQDAILKMDNYASKVKDKYFGWDSVAYNDHYWALPWLLGTRALFFNLDLFEKAGLDPNNPPETWEELYDAAQKIDSLGDDIYGFGMCAGENFSPWQQWFLPAVWGNEASILSKDMKKSLLYSTKVIETAKFYQALSKYSLKTKQADLAKAFGEGKLGMYVSGAWDISGIESNYPNILFDVALLPKPNKWSGYHASFAGAEVLAVTKQAKNKEAALKLIEYLLRSDVAMQVTKLVPSVFPSVVGADKDPWFEDHPMHQVFYEQNKYAKPAPSHPQWFKIQQYLTEAIEKIVLENGDVENTLRYYNLKIQQLLNH from the coding sequence ATGAAAAAGTTAGTGCTTGTAGTATTATTGAGTATGTTGTTGGTATTTGCCTTTGGAAAAACTAAGATTACATTTTGGGGATTTATGCTTGATGACGAATCTTCTGCAAAGATTTTAGGTGAATTTATGAAAGAAAATCCTGATATCGAAGTAGAATATGTTCAATTGGCATGGTCAAATGGTTTTGATAAAATTGTTACATCTATTGCTGCAAATAATGCTCCTGATGTGGTGGAACTCGGAAACACATGGGTTGCAAATTTTGCTAGTCAAGATGCTATATTAAAAATGGATAATTATGCATCTAAAGTAAAGGATAAATATTTCGGTTGGGATTCTGTTGCTTACAACGATCACTATTGGGCATTACCATGGTTATTAGGAACAAGAGCTTTATTCTTCAACTTAGACTTATTTGAAAAAGCAGGACTAGATCCAAATAATCCTCCAGAAACATGGGAAGAATTATATGACGCTGCACAAAAAATCGATTCTTTAGGTGATGATATATATGGTTTTGGGATGTGTGCAGGAGAAAACTTCAGTCCATGGCAACAATGGTTCTTACCTGCAGTATGGGGAAATGAAGCTTCTATATTATCAAAAGATATGAAAAAATCATTATTATACTCAACAAAAGTTATAGAAACAGCAAAATTCTATCAAGCATTATCTAAATATTCTTTAAAAACAAAACAAGCAGATTTAGCTAAAGCATTTGGTGAAGGTAAATTAGGTATGTATGTAAGTGGCGCATGGGATATTTCTGGTATAGAAAGCAATTATCCAAATATATTATTTGATGTTGCATTATTACCAAAACCAAATAAATGGAGTGGATATCATGCATCATTTGCAGGAGCAGAAGTTTTAGCTGTTACAAAACAAGCAAAAAACAAAGAAGCCGCTTTAAAATTAATAGAATACTTATTAAGATCTGATGTTGCTATGCAAGTAACAAAATTAGTTCCATCTGTATTTCCATCAGTTGTAGGTGCTGATAAAGATCCTTGGTTTGAAGATCATCCTATGCATCAAGTATTTTATGAACAAAATAAATATGCTAAACCTGCACCATCACATCCACAATGGTTTAAGATACAACAATACTTAACAGAAGCTATTGAAAAAATAGTACTTGAAAATGGTGATGTTGAAAATACATTGAGATATTACAATTTGAAAATACAACAATTGTTAAATCATTAA
- a CDS encoding carbohydrate ABC transporter permease: MKRFLFLTFMFVLLIVSLFPLITMFYTAIIPEGNLTHVVKEKYLNDFEIKYIKYIKRKVKTYDGAKLSISKDSPETKQSIKIDLLPSKTQRVALLTNDLDLRVMKNLTFYFKSNNIKNFNLIFYDVDGKTTELEINNNSDKWSKIAVNYKTLKNKGIDLKHITKIAFSFKPNQKASVFLDDFKIEYKYPTLLNFINVWKENNFARYIFNSLIVAIIVVIGNIIFSTMVAYGFARREFFGKNILFMIVLATMMIPPQTTIIPVFIIMKNLGWIDTYYALTIPFLVTPFGIFLLKQYIEQLPIELEQAAYVDGANTFQILFKIIFPLSKPAIAVMGINTFITSWNMLFYPLVMTTSKEMRTVQVGLALFQKFNQVEWPTLMAASSIIGIPVIIAFLVFQKHIISGITQGAVKG, from the coding sequence ATGAAAAGATTTTTATTCCTAACTTTTATGTTTGTTTTATTGATAGTATCTCTATTTCCATTAATAACAATGTTTTATACTGCTATTATACCAGAAGGAAATCTTACCCATGTGGTAAAAGAAAAATATTTAAATGATTTTGAGATAAAATACATTAAATATATAAAAAGAAAGGTTAAAACATATGATGGAGCGAAATTAAGTATTTCTAAAGATTCTCCAGAAACAAAACAAAGTATTAAAATTGATTTATTGCCTTCAAAAACACAAAGAGTAGCTTTATTAACTAATGATCTTGATTTAAGAGTGATGAAAAATCTTACGTTTTACTTTAAATCAAATAATATAAAAAATTTCAATCTTATATTTTATGATGTCGATGGTAAAACCACAGAACTTGAAATTAATAATAATTCAGATAAATGGAGTAAAATTGCAGTAAATTATAAAACATTGAAAAATAAAGGAATTGATTTAAAACATATAACTAAAATTGCTTTTTCTTTTAAACCAAATCAAAAAGCAAGTGTTTTTTTGGATGATTTTAAAATAGAATATAAATATCCAACATTATTAAATTTCATAAATGTATGGAAAGAAAATAATTTTGCAAGATATATATTTAATAGTTTAATTGTTGCTATTATTGTAGTTATAGGAAATATTATATTTTCTACTATGGTTGCCTATGGTTTTGCAAGAAGAGAATTTTTTGGCAAAAACATATTGTTTATGATTGTATTAGCTACCATGATGATTCCACCACAAACTACTATTATACCTGTATTTATAATCATGAAAAACCTTGGATGGATTGATACATATTATGCTTTAACAATACCATTTTTAGTAACACCATTTGGAATATTTTTACTCAAACAATATATTGAACAATTACCAATTGAGTTAGAACAAGCAGCTTATGTAGATGGAGCAAATACGTTCCAGATATTATTTAAAATAATATTTCCATTATCCAAACCAGCAATAGCTGTAATGGGAATAAATACATTTATTACATCATGGAATATGTTATTTTATCCTCTCGTTATGACTACATCAAAAGAAATGAGAACAGTACAAGTAGGACTTGCATTATTTCAAAAGTTTAATCAAGTAGAATGGCCAACTTTGATGGCAGCATCATCTATTATAGGAATACCAGTTATAATTGCATTTTTAGTATTTCAGAAACATATAATTTCTGGAATTACACAAGGAGCGGTGAAAGGATGA